TAGGTACCAGTGCTTTGCATGGTGACGAGTTTCAGCCAGCAGCTCCTGCACATGTCGAAAACATTGGAGCTGCAAACCCAGGACCCATTAAAGATTCAAGCTCACTCTCACCAGATGAAATTGACGACTTCAGGCCTACAGATCCTGGTCACAGTCCAGGCGTCGGGCATTAACTTCACAACTAGTGAATGGAATCCATTTATCGCAGAAGATTCAAATGTGCAAGGTATCAGAAAGGTATTTTGGGGAATATACTAAGATCCTATAAGGGTTTGTGTGCTCTAGGATGGAGTTGTGAACAATAGAGAAAAACTTTCTCTTATGAATTAACGTTTTTTAtttgtgtgtttttattttcttgcttcttcCCCAGTGGTCTTATAGAAGTAGGCTATCTACTACTGCTGCAACTCTGTGCTACATCCTGTAATATAATTTCTATTTAAAGGAATTTGTCTATTGCCAATGCATATCAAGCATTCTTTAGTAGTTTAACATTTCTTGCTGATCTtaagtcaaaaaaaaataaaaaaatattgccAATGAACAGTTGAAGTCATGTGGAAGAAAGATTTTGGTCAGTGTCTGAAAGAGATGTATTAGTTTAATAAACTATAGATTCTTTGTATGTATATTCATCTGATGTACATATGAGAATCTAACACTTTTCTTccaataaaggaagaagaagtagatatatgaaaataaaagggaCACGTACTGGATCCAAGTGAATGTCCATGTAGCCAATCCAAATTCCAATATACTTTCGGGCAAGTGCCAAGTACCTTGTATGTAATGGTTTTTCCCTATGAATAAGGGTtgagttctaccaaaaaaaaaaagaagttgagaGGTATTTACTTCAAAGCCATTCAAGTGTCAGAGGTCGGATCACGTTTTTCTACAAGAACATTCATGAGGCTGGATCACATTTTCCTACTAGAACATTCAGGTATGTTTTCACTTAATCGAATTAGGCATATGTGAGTGTTCTCGTTCAAGAATATGGTTCAGACTCGTCTACTAGGGGTACTTTTGGAACAACATTTGTACTAATTTGATTCATAATAGATCAGTTAAACATTCTATTAAGGAGCCCAAACTTGACTGTTTTATGTGGTATTCATTCATGTTGGACCATTTGTTTTTGGTCTTTTAACATAAAAGGCAAAAAATGGCATAgagaaatatgaaaaatttcATGGAATATATTTTTTACATGAAAAGTTTCAACCGAAACAAACAAGGCCAAAAGTGAAAATGTGAAATTTGgacaaaaaaattttgaaactcaAACATCAAGGGATCCTCATGGACAAGTTCCGCTTTACGGCTACG
The sequence above is a segment of the Macadamia integrifolia cultivar HAES 741 unplaced genomic scaffold, SCU_Mint_v3 scaffold269, whole genome shotgun sequence genome. Coding sequences within it:
- the LOC122067058 gene encoding precursor of CEP8; this translates as MAIVKFIFVCVLLILACSLAVIPVEGRHLKSEKTKESNEKPMIQGEESETVSRKGGVGTSALHGDEFQPAAPAHVENIGAANPGPIKDSSSLSPDEIDDFRPTDPGHSPGVGH